From the genome of Blautia hydrogenotrophica DSM 10507:
TATTGGAAGCGTGCTGGTCACCAGGCGTATAGTGAAGAAAATTTACCATATAATCATTCACTTCATAAGCTCCTGCATGTACTGCGGGCATGTTGCCTCCTCGAGCTGCGACCGCGGCAAACGATTCCATGGCTTCTCCATGCTTTTCTAGGCAGTTTTGAATCAACGATTTTCTCATTTCTAGCTGATCGTAGATACAAGTATAATTGCTTAATTCTTCTAAACTGTGGGGAATACTCTCGGACCATTGGGAGCATTCCCCTTTGTAGACAGCAATTTTTGTGGACGTTGAGCCCGGGTTGATCACCAAAATTTTTTCGTTTTCCATATCCCCTCTCCTCTCTCATCATGATATGTCGACTTTCTGTAAATATCATTATATAAGATGAGATTACCGGAATGGAAATTAAAAAATATAATGAAAGAATAAGAAAAAGTAATTGCCATTGTAGTTTTCTTGCTCGATCAGTATTTTCTCGAATGTCTGTTTGCATTCAGGCAAAAAATATGGTATGATAAAAAATATATAATACGTAGATAAGAAATCTTGATATGGAGGAGCCTGTCATGGGATATGGAAAAATTACAGATAAACAAAGAGAAATATTAGAGTACATAAAAAACGAAATTTTGAATCGAGGCTTTCCGCCTTCCGTCCGAGAAATTTGTGAGGCGGTAGAGCTGAAATCCACCTCCTCTGTGCACGCACATTTGGAGACGTTAGAGAAAAACGGTTACATACGCCGTGACCCGACGAAGCCCCGGACCATTGAGATCTTAGACGACAACTTTAATCTTCTACGCCGGGAGATGGTGAATGTACCGGTTGTGGGGACAGTGACTGCCGGTCAGCCTATTCTGGCAGTGGAAAACATCGAGAGCTACTTTCCTGTGCCTGCTGAGTTTATGCCAAACCAACAGTGTTTTATTCTGAATGTCCAGGGAGAAAGTATGGTCAATGCTGGAATTCTCGATGGAGACCAAGTGCTGGTACAACAACAGCCAGACGCGCAGAACGGAGAAATTGTTGTGGCTCTTTTAGGAGAAGAAGCCACCGTAAAACGCTTCTACAAAGAAAAAAATTGTTATCGACTCCAACCTGAGAATGATACCATGGAACCGATCATTGTGGATTCCGATCAGGAATTTAAGATTTTGGGAAAAGTGTTCGGTGTGTTCCGTCTATTTGAGTGAGACATTACATAAAAAAGCAACAGCTGTAAATGAAATTACAGTTGTTGCTTTTGTTTACATAATATAATTACAGTAAACTACTACTCTTCTGCTAATGCTTCCAGATCAATTTCTTTTCCGTCTCTCCAGATTCTTTCCAAATCGTAGAAAAGGCGGTTTTCCTCGTCAAACACATGGACAATCAGATCTCCATAATCCATCAGAATCCAACTGGAACTGCGTGTGCCTTCGATTTGCTTTGGCTCGTAGCCTGCTTTTGCGAGCTTCTCTTCCACGTTGTCGACCATGGCCTGCACTTGATTTTGGTTACTGCCGCTGGCGATAACAAAGTAATCTGCGATTGTGGAAACCTCTGCGATATCGATGATTTTTAAATCCAGAGCCTTCTTTTCGTCTAGAGCTTTGCAGGCTGTCCTAGCCATTTCTTTTCCTATACTCATTCTCTTCCTCCTGTTTTCGATTTTGATGGATTTCATGATAATAACTATATGCTTCTCTCGTAGCATTGTCAATATCCCCGGGTCCGCCATCCAGATAAGCTAATGTATCCTTTAAAATTTCATGAATACATTCATCTAAATCTTGAAAGGCAAGTCTGCGTATGGAGTCAAGATGCGGTGCTTTGTCTCTTTGGGGCTCAATATAGTCCGCAACATAGACGATTTTCTCCAACTTGGACATCTTTGGTTTTCCAGTTGTGTGCCAAGTGATTGCGCTTAGAATTTCCGGATTTTGAATACCATATTTTTCTTTGGCAATGTAGGCCCCGAGCTTTGCGTGAATCAAAAAGGGGTGCTCTCTCTCAAATTCTGTGATGGAAATTCCATATTTCGCGCACATACTCAGCTTTTTTTTGTTGGGGATACATTTTGCGCTGTCATGAAGCAGCCCTGCCACCTGCGCGTCCACTAGATCACAGTCGTGAACCATTGCCAGAGCGGCACAGGTATACATGACTCCTAACGTATGGAGAAAACGATTTTCATCCAAATATTTTTCTAGTTTTTTCTGCATTTGATACAGATCATATATCGCCATGAAATTCACTCCTTTGGCGTTCTATATATTTTCTGCTCCTCGATATAGGAGACTACGGAATCTGTACAGTAATATCGAATACTTTTTCCCCTCTGTACCCAGCTTCGGAGCATTTCTGAGGAGACATCGATATTCAGAGTGTCCAGTCTGAGGAATCTACCCTGGTACTTTTGGCTAAGCCGTGCCATCTCACTGTTGATCTTAGAGACAGAGGTGTGATTACGGGTAGCTACGACCATTGTACATGCGGCACAGATACGCTCTGGCTTCATCCAGCTGTCCAGATTAAACAGAGAATCTGCTCCAATGATAAAATAGTATTCTACGTCTGTATTTGCGTGATTTAACTGTTCTAAAGTCCGGTAGGTATAGGAATACCCATCTTCATGCATTTCCACAGTAGAAAGCTCAAAATGGCTGTTTCCTGCGATGGCCCTAGCTACCATCTCTACTCTTTGCTCGTCGCTAGCTCTGCCTGCTCGGTGTCTTTTGTGTGGCGGATTTCCAGAAGGCATAAATAGAACTTTTTCCAGACCTAATTGTTCATATGCCTTCTCACCTAAAATCAGATGACCGATATGGATAGGGTCGAAGGTTCCCCCCATGATTCCGATTCTTCTGCGTTTTTCGTCTCTTGTCTGGCTCATACTCTATCCTCTTTCAGCGGGGAAGCTCTATTTTCTTTTTCTCTTTTTTTCCTTCTCTGTACAAGATAATTTTTTTGCCAATCACCTGCACCACCTGTGACTGTGTGCGCTCTGCAAGTACTTCGGCCATCTCACGGGGATCGTACAGGCAATTTTGTAGCACGGAAATTTTAATCAGCTCCCTGGCCTCTAGCGCCTCATTCACAGAGGCAGTATTTTCCGGAGTCACACCATTTTTACCCAATTGAAGAATTGGCTCTATCTTCATCGCCAGCCCTTTTAGGTAGGCTCTTTGTTTACTTGTCATACTGTTACCTCTCTACTTATAATAGTCAAATTCAAATCCGTACATGCGGACAGTGTCGCCTTCCTGAATTCCTTCTTTTTCTAAGTCCTGCAAAATACCGCTGTCCTTTAAGAAACGCTGGAAAAAGGCGAAGCCCTTTTCGGAGTCCAGATTGGTATACCCCAGCATCTTCTCGATCTTTGGGCCTTCCACGATGTAAGTGTGGGCATCCGTTTCGTCCACCGTGACTGTGTAGGGCAGATTTTCTGTGATGAGGACGTCCTCCGGGAAAAATTCTTGTTCGAAAACAATTGGCTTTTGTTCTGTGGAATTTAACAGAGACTGTACGTGATAGAGAAGCTCTCTGACACCTTCCCCGCTGACTGCCGAGATGGGGAAGACTTTGACGCCCTGGGGCTCAAATTCCATCTTTAAAAGTTCTACCGGACTGTCCGTCTCATCGTAAATAGCGTCAATTTTATTGGCTGCGATTACCTGAGGACGTTTGGCGATTTCTGGATTGTAGGCTTCCAGCTCCCGGTTAATCTTATAAATGTCGTCGATTGGGTCTCTCCCTTCCGTGGAAGCAGCATCAACGATGTGGATGATTACGCGAGTACGCTCGATGTGGCGCAAAAATTCATGGCCTAGACCGACACCTTCAGACGCTCCCTCGATCAAGCCAGGAATATCTGCAATGACGAAACCACTGTTATCAAGGTCCACAACCCCCAGATTTGGACTTAGAGTTGTGAAATGGTAATTGGCAATCTTAGGCTGTGCATTGGTCACTCTGGACAGAAAGGTAGATTTTCCCACATTGGGGAAGCCTACGAGTCCCACATCAGCAATCACTTTTAATTCCAATTTTACTTCCAGCTCCTGGGCAGGCTGTCCAGGCTGAGCATATTTCGGCACCTGCATGGTAGCGGTAGCATAGTGCATATTTCCTTTGCCGCCACGGCCGCCTCTCAAAATGATCTGACGGGTATTTTCTCCTGACATATCGGCGATCACTTTTCCACTCTGGGCTTCCGTCACAACGGTTCCTTCTGGAACTTTTAGAATAATATCTCCTCCATTGGCCCCGTGGCAGCGGCGTTTACCGCCCGGCTCTCCGTCCTGAGCATGAAATTTTCTACGGTGACGATAGTCAGTCAGAGTATTGAGACCTTTATCCACCTCAAAAATCACGTCGCCGCCTTTTCCGCCGTCCCCGCCGTCTGGTCCTCCGTTGGGGACGTACAGTTCTCGCCGAAAACTCACATGGCCGTCTCCGCCCTTTCCAGACCGGATGATTATCTTTGCTCTGTCTGCAAACATGCTTACCTCCTTCTTGCATCATAAAAGGCTCCAAACCTGAACGATTTGAAGCCTCCTGTTACTGCTTACTCAGATACCGGAACGATAGAAACCTGTTTCTTATCTCTTCCTTTTCTGGTATATCTCACAACACCATCTGTCAAAGCATACAAAGTATAATCTCTACCGCATCCCACGTTTAAACCTGGATGAATCTTGGTTCCACGCTGTCTGTAAAGAATATTACCAGCTTTTACAAACTGTCCGTCCGCTCTTTTCGCACCTAATCTCTTGGACTCGGAATCTCTACCGTTTTTGGTAGAACCAACTCCTTTCTTATGAGCAAAAAGCTGAAGGTTCATTTTCATCATGGCCTTACACCTCCTTGGTTATTACCTCTAAATACTTATTATCGCAGCTTTCCTGAATCTGACTCAGTCCTAATACCAACGAATCTATCAGCAATCTGGTCTGAGCACTGACCACACCCGTGAATCGAAAGAACAGATATCCGTCATCTTCCTTCAACTCCATAGCATCCTCTGTGAAAGTCTCTATGGAGTTGACAGTCGTGATAATCAACGCGGAGACTGCCGCGCATACGATGTCCTCTCCTGCTGGGGCGTAACCAGCATGTCCTTTTGAACGAAAGCTTACGTATGTGTCATTGCTTTTTTCAACTGTTACACGAATCATAATACTGACAGCGGATTAAGCGTTGATCTTTTCGATCTTAACTTTGGTGTACTGCTGTCTGTGTCCGTTTTTCTTGTGATATCCAGTTTTTCTCTTGTATTTGTAAACGACAATTTTTTTACCTTTGCCGTTTTCAATTACAGAAGCGGTAACGCTGGCATTTGCCACATCGCTGCCCACTTTCAGACCGTCATTGCTGACTGCAAGGACATCACCGAAAGTAACAGTTTCTCCGGCTTCCACACCAAGTTTCTCAACCTTAATGATATCGCCTTCGGATACTTTGTACTGTTTACCACCTGTTGCAATAATTGCGTACATATGGCACCTCCTATAAACATTACTCGCCAAATACGGTGGCCTCGCGGCTCTTAGAACCTCTTTGTGCGGCATACTTGATAATAATAGCATGGAAACCTAATGAAGTCAAGACTTTTTGAGATATCTATTTAAGACCAGATATACAACCAAAGCGATAATGGCCAGCAACATAATCATGATAAAGGTGGAATCATAGGCACCACCAGAACGTTCAATCAGTATACTAGAGATCATAGGACCGATGATTGCAGCTGGAATCAGAGCAAAGTTTGAGAGGCTGAAATTCACCGGATAATATTTCGGGCCGAACTGTCTGTGCACAAAAGCAGACCCCAGCGTAGGAGTGCTCCCATAAGCAATTCCCGCGATTAGAAGACCGATTAAGATAAAAGGAATCCCTAGTTTTACCGCGCCTAAAAACAGGAAAAGGCCGGCAGAGAACGTAAAGCAAACATTTAGGAACAAAGACGGTTTTGGGCCGAACTTATCGAAAAAACTTCCCATAATCACTCTTCCGGCACCGTTGCACAGTGAGACGACTAGACCGACGACTGCCGGAGCACCAAAGGCAATCGCAATGGTAGCCGCACTGTTGATTACCAAAAGACCGGCGGAATTCAGCAGAATTGCCCAGATTACAAACAGCCAGAACGCAGGCGACTTTAACATTTCGGCGGTCGTGGTGCTGGGAATTTCTTCTGCCGACGACTCCATGTTTTTGGAGGCAACTTTCGGCGGTGTTTTCATGAAGAAGGAACCCAGAATTAAGATGACGGTCACAATCACTGCCAATAGCAAAAATGTGGTGAACAGTCCCACAGCTTTGATCATAGTGTTCACTGCACTTCCCAGAATGATACCACCGAGTCCAAAGCCCATCAGCATCAGACCTGAGGCAATTCCTGGACGGTCCACAAACCATTTATTGACTGTACTGATGACGGCGTTGTAACCAATGCCGACACCACCTCCGCAGAAAAATCCATACATGACGTACAAAAGCATAAGACTTGATCGAGACTGCTCTGGATTTAATCTGGATACTCCAAAAAATCCAATAAACAGCAAAGCTGCGGAAAACCACAGCACGATTCTCGCCGGGAACTTTTTCAGGAGTATTCCTGAGAAAAATCCTCCGAGACAGAAAAATATCATGGATATGGTGAAGGTCAAGGACAGCTGTGATTCTGTCCAATCCGTATAAATTTCATTGAAAGGAGCCTTGAAAATGGACCAGGCATAGATCAACCCCAGAAACAAAAGCATAACTGTTCCAGCAATCAGATAACTCCATCTCTTATTGTTGTTCATCTGTAAACCCCCTATAATTTTGGATGTACTTGATTCAGCTATCAAAAGCTTCTTCAGTATTTATAAGAAATGCATGTTCAAAATCATGCTTTGTGCATCGTGCATGAAAATGAGTAACAAAGAGCAGCCTTTTACTTGCCGCTCACAATGCATGCCAACATCAAAGAATTGAATTTCTCCTCGGAGGAAGCTCCTCTTGAAGTGAGAACAATGGGACACTGAGCTCCCACAATCAATCCTGCCATCTTAGAGTTTGCCATCTCTATGAGACACTTGCCAAGAATATTTCCAGCATGAATGTTGGGAACGATCAGGATATCCGCGTCTCCTGCACAAGGACTTTCGTATCCCTTTATTTCGGCTTTTTCTTTTACCATAGCCAAATCAAAGGAGATAGGACCTTCCACGATACAATTTTCGATCTCACCTTTTTGATTCATCTCTTTGAGTGC
Proteins encoded in this window:
- the rpmA gene encoding 50S ribosomal protein L27, with amino-acid sequence MMKMNLQLFAHKKGVGSTKNGRDSESKRLGAKRADGQFVKAGNILYRQRGTKIHPGLNVGCGRDYTLYALTDGVVRYTRKGRDKKQVSIVPVSE
- a CDS encoding ribosomal-processing cysteine protease Prp translates to MIRVTVEKSNDTYVSFRSKGHAGYAPAGEDIVCAAVSALIITTVNSIETFTEDAMELKEDDGYLFFRFTGVVSAQTRLLIDSLVLGLSQIQESCDNKYLEVITKEV
- the lexA gene encoding transcriptional repressor LexA, with translation MGYGKITDKQREILEYIKNEILNRGFPPSVREICEAVELKSTSSVHAHLETLEKNGYIRRDPTKPRTIEILDDNFNLLRREMVNVPVVGTVTAGQPILAVENIESYFPVPAEFMPNQQCFILNVQGESMVNAGILDGDQVLVQQQPDAQNGEIVVALLGEEATVKRFYKEKNCYRLQPENDTMEPIIVDSDQEFKILGKVFGVFRLFE
- the yqeK gene encoding bis(5'-nucleosyl)-tetraphosphatase (symmetrical) YqeK is translated as MAIYDLYQMQKKLEKYLDENRFLHTLGVMYTCAALAMVHDCDLVDAQVAGLLHDSAKCIPNKKKLSMCAKYGISITEFEREHPFLIHAKLGAYIAKEKYGIQNPEILSAITWHTTGKPKMSKLEKIVYVADYIEPQRDKAPHLDSIRRLAFQDLDECIHEILKDTLAYLDGGPGDIDNATREAYSYYHEIHQNRKQEEENEYRKRNG
- the obgE gene encoding GTPase ObgE, which codes for MFADRAKIIIRSGKGGDGHVSFRRELYVPNGGPDGGDGGKGGDVIFEVDKGLNTLTDYRHRRKFHAQDGEPGGKRRCHGANGGDIILKVPEGTVVTEAQSGKVIADMSGENTRQIILRGGRGGKGNMHYATATMQVPKYAQPGQPAQELEVKLELKVIADVGLVGFPNVGKSTFLSRVTNAQPKIANYHFTTLSPNLGVVDLDNSGFVIADIPGLIEGASEGVGLGHEFLRHIERTRVIIHIVDAASTEGRDPIDDIYKINRELEAYNPEIAKRPQVIAANKIDAIYDETDSPVELLKMEFEPQGVKVFPISAVSGEGVRELLYHVQSLLNSTEQKPIVFEQEFFPEDVLITENLPYTVTVDETDAHTYIVEGPKIEKMLGYTNLDSEKGFAFFQRFLKDSGILQDLEKEGIQEGDTVRMYGFEFDYYK
- a CDS encoding MFS transporter, producing the protein MNNNKRWSYLIAGTVMLLFLGLIYAWSIFKAPFNEIYTDWTESQLSLTFTISMIFFCLGGFFSGILLKKFPARIVLWFSAALLFIGFFGVSRLNPEQSRSSLMLLYVMYGFFCGGGVGIGYNAVISTVNKWFVDRPGIASGLMLMGFGLGGIILGSAVNTMIKAVGLFTTFLLLAVIVTVILILGSFFMKTPPKVASKNMESSAEEIPSTTTAEMLKSPAFWLFVIWAILLNSAGLLVINSAATIAIAFGAPAVVGLVVSLCNGAGRVIMGSFFDKFGPKPSLFLNVCFTFSAGLFLFLGAVKLGIPFILIGLLIAGIAYGSTPTLGSAFVHRQFGPKYYPVNFSLSNFALIPAAIIGPMISSILIERSGGAYDSTFIMIMLLAIIALVVYLVLNRYLKKS
- the nadD gene encoding nicotinate-nucleotide adenylyltransferase yields the protein MSQTRDEKRRRIGIMGGTFDPIHIGHLILGEKAYEQLGLEKVLFMPSGNPPHKRHRAGRASDEQRVEMVARAIAGNSHFELSTVEMHEDGYSYTYRTLEQLNHANTDVEYYFIIGADSLFNLDSWMKPERICAACTMVVATRNHTSVSKINSEMARLSQKYQGRFLRLDTLNIDVSSEMLRSWVQRGKSIRYYCTDSVVSYIEEQKIYRTPKE
- the rsfS gene encoding ribosome silencing factor, whose product is MSIGKEMARTACKALDEKKALDLKIIDIAEVSTIADYFVIASGSNQNQVQAMVDNVEEKLAKAGYEPKQIEGTRSSSWILMDYGDLIVHVFDEENRLFYDLERIWRDGKEIDLEALAEE
- the yhbY gene encoding ribosome assembly RNA-binding protein YhbY — translated: MTSKQRAYLKGLAMKIEPILQLGKNGVTPENTASVNEALEARELIKISVLQNCLYDPREMAEVLAERTQSQVVQVIGKKIILYREGKKEKKKIELPR
- the rplU gene encoding 50S ribosomal protein L21, which encodes MYAIIATGGKQYKVSEGDIIKVEKLGVEAGETVTFGDVLAVSNDGLKVGSDVANASVTASVIENGKGKKIVVYKYKRKTGYHKKNGHRQQYTKVKIEKINA